The DNA region TTCCTGATAATCATTGATCCGTCTCCACTTTCCGGGCCAATACAAAGTATTGGTCTTCCCGTTGCCAAATATTCAAATATTTTGCCCGTAACAATGCTCTGTTGGTTAGGAGTTTGGTTGATGAGCAATAATAAGGCTGCTGATGAAGCCGCAATTCTAAGCGCATCCTGATGTGGCAAGTATGGGATAATTTCAGTCCTGTTCATCAAGCCATGACTGTCCAGGCTATACTTGAGGCTAAAATCTACTTTACCCACAAAGCGAAGGCGAAGCTTCGAGTTCATTTCTTCATTTTCGGCACACAACTCAGACATTGCCTGCCACAACATTTCAGGGTTACGATCCTTATTCACACTCCCTATATGAGTGATTGTAAACGAACGTTCAATTTCCACCGGAAGAAATCCGAAATCGTCGGCATCAAAACCGTTTGTGATGACTTTAACATTTGATGCACCCAGCTTGGTAAGGCTTTCGGCCAGGTTATTCCCAATCGTAACAACTGCATCGGCAGCACTCAGTACTTCTTTTTCCAGTTTTTTATGTTTGCGATTGGCAGCATCAGTTAGCATGAGTTGATTGTAAAAATCTATCTCCGTCCACGGATCACGGAAATCGGCAAGCCAGGGAATGCCCAGCTTTTTCTTTATACCAAGGGCAATCATGTGCATGGAATGTGGCGGGCCACTTGAAACAATCGCGTCCACCGGATTGGATCGCAAATATTCTGTTAAAAACCGGATTGATGGTTTTATCCAAAAGCAGCGTGCATCGGGAATAAAAAAATTTCCTCGTATCCAAACCGAAACTTTTTCGAG from Bacteroidales bacterium includes:
- a CDS encoding glycosyltransferase family 4 protein, giving the protein MKKVLIITYYWPPSGGAGVQRWLKFVKYLREFGWEPVVYTPENPEPPDVDETLFKDIPENLTVIKKPVWEPYTLYKRLTGKKKDKRVAHGFLKEDGKTNFLEKVSVWIRGNFFIPDARCFWIKPSIRFLTEYLRSNPVDAIVSSGPPHSMHMIALGIKKKLGIPWLADFRDPWTEIDFYNQLMLTDAANRKHKKLEKEVLSAADAVVTIGNNLAESLTKLGASNVKVITNGFDADDFGFLPVEIERSFTITHIGSVNKDRNPEMLWQAMSELCAENEEMNSKLRLRFVGKVDFSLKYSLDSHGLMNRTEIIPYLPHQDALRIAASSAALLLLINQTPNQQSIVTGKIFEYLATGRPILCIGPESGDGSMIIRNVNAGVTCEPNDIQALKDGVVRIYKNFTEGHPGELKDKIGSYNRKYLTMKLSEVLDTITR